A stretch of DNA from Pseudonocardia hierapolitana:
GGCGAGCTCCGTGCTGCTCACCCAGTTGCCGTGCAGGCCGCGGCGGATGCGGATGGGCAGCGCCACCGTGGCGACGGGCGGGGCGTCGAGCCGCTGGGCGTCGAGGATCACCAGGTCGCTGCGCATCTCCTGGTGGCGCCCTACGACGACGAACACGTAGCCGTGGCCCTCGGGCGCGTCGTCGCCGCCGGGGACGAAGAGCGGCTCGGCCACCGAGCAGTCGTCGCCGGGGTAGTAGATCTGCGGCGGCGCCGCGCCGGTGGTGTCGAACGCGCCGATCCAGCGGAAGCCCGCGCCCGGCCGCTGCTCGCCGGGCACGTGGTTGAGCGCGAGGAAGCCGCGCCGGTAGGGCAGCGTCTCGAAGCGGTCGTCCATCCGCGGGAACTCGCCCGCGACGTCGGTCAGCCGCTGCTCGGTGAACGTCCCGCCGTCGGAACCCATGTCGATCGTCCAGCGGGACAGGTACCCGCGGGCGCGGACCGGGTCGTACGGCGCGCCGGTCACGTCGGGGAAGAACGGGAAGAAGTTGCTCCGGCCGACCGGCGTCTCGATGTGGATGTGGCGCCCGTCGTCCCACGCGCCGAGGATGTGGCTCGCGAACCGGTTGGACCCGCGCAGCCAGCGCACCTGGTCGGCGCTGCCCTTGCGGGGCAGGACGCCGAGGTAGACGTCTCGGTCCGGGTCCCACTGGAAGTGCGGCTGCCGCGCTTCCAGCCACGCGTACTCGCTGCGCATCGGGATGATCGGGAAGACCACGAAGTTCTGGGTGACGGCCCAGTCGTGCACCATGCTCGAGTACGGCGCGCGGATCCAGGTCTCGTGGATGATCCGGCCGTCCTGGTCGGCCTCGTAGTAGGCGATGTCCGGGGTGGTCTCGCCCTTGGCGGCGTAGCCGAAGAACACCATCTCGCCGGTGCGCGGATCCACCTTCGGGTGCGCGGTGCACGTCCGGGACGTGAGCGTGCCCTCGAACGTGTACTCGCCGATCGTCTCCAGGCTCATCGGGTCGAGCAGGATCGGCGCGCTGTCCTCCTTGGACGCGTACAGCTTCCCGCCATGGTAGAAGACGTTGGTGTTACCCAGCCCGCGGGAGATCCCGGCGACGGACGGGTCGTCGGTGAGCGGGTTGCGGTAGGCCCCGAAGAGCGCCCGCCCGGCCTTCGCCTCGGCCTCGTAGCGCGGCGTGCGCACGTAGCGGCTGCGGAAGTCGACCCGGCCGCCGTGGAAGCGGAAGTACATGGCCATGCCGTCGTCGTTGAACGTCGGCACGTCCGGGAGCACGGCAGGCGGCCACTGCCGGTCGGTGACCACGCGGTAGTAGGTGCCGGACAGGTGTTCGGGCACCTCGCCCTGCACGACCTCGAGGCCGGCGATGTCGGCCTCGACGCGCATCGGCGCCTCGAACGCGCTCGCGCCCTCCCGCTGCGGGAACCTGGTCATCCGCGGACACCCCCCTCGTGTGGTGACCCCCACCACAGCCGGGTCTACGGGACGGCGGCAAGCGCGCGCGATGACCTTTCCCCGATGCGGAAAGGTCAGCTTCCGCGCATCCGCTGCTGGATCAGCGAGGCGGCTGCGGTCACGGCGGGTGCCAGCGCGCGCAGGCGGGTGGCGGTGCCCAGCCGGGACATCGGCGCGGCGACGCACACGGCCGCCACCGGTTCACCGGTCCCGAGCAGCACGGCCGCTCCGAGCGCGGCCACGGACGGGTCGGTCTCGCCGAGGTTGGTCGCCCACCCGCGGCGGCGGATCCGGCCGAGCTCGCGCTCCAGGGCGTCCCACTCGGAGATCGAACGCCCGGTCGTGGCCTCGAGGTGGTGGCTCGGGTAGCGGTCCCGCAGCGCGGCCGGGGTGAGAGCGGCGAGCATCGCCTTGCCGCCTGACGTGCAGTGCGCGGGCATCAGCAGTCCCAGCCGCGAGCTCACGCGCACCGAATGCGGTCCTTCGAGGGACTGCACGAACCGGGTGTGGCGCCCTTCGAGGATCGCCAGGCTCACCGTCTCGCCGACCTGCTCGCGCAACCCGGCGAGCACCTCGGCGCCCGCGTCGCGCAGAGACACGGCGTTCGAGCCGACCACGAGCGTGAGCTCGTGCAGCGCGGGCCCGGCGGTGTACGGCCCGCCGACGTGGTCCTGGCGGGCGAAGCCCTCGCGCACGCAGGTGGCGAGCAGCCGGTGCGCGGTGGAGACCGCGACGTCCAGTTCCCGCGAGACCTCGGTGACCGTCACCGAGCCGCGCCGCGCCACGAGCCGGACCAGCGCGAGGACGGCCGCCGCCGAGCTGATCGCGCCCCGCTCCGGTTTCCGCACGCCGGAACGATAGGCACCCGCGGAAGTTGTCGGAGCGGAGTGGCAGGCTGGAAGGGATGACTACCGAGGCGGACGGGCTGTTCGAGCTGGACGAGCCGGACCCGATGCCGCCGGTCGACGAGGCCGGCGCGCGGGCCACGGCGCCGCTCGCCGTCCGCATGCGCCCGCGCACCCTCGACGAGGTCGTCGGGCAGGCCCACCTCCTGCGCCCGGGAGCCCCGCTGCGCCGGCTCGTGGAGGGCGGCGCCGCCGCGTCGGTGCTGCTCTACGGCCCGCCCGGCACCGGCAAGACCACGATCGCCCGGCTGCTGGCCGGCGTGGGGAGCCGGCACTTCGTGGCGCTCTCGGCGCTGTCGTCCGGGGTGAAGGAGCTGCGCGCCGTCATCGACGACGCGCGGCGCCGCCGCGACCGCCTCGACCAGCAGACGGTGCTGTTCATCGACGAGGTGCACCGCTTCTCCAAGACCCAGCAGGACGCGCTGCTGGGCGCCGTGGAGGACCGGCTCGTCCTGCTCGTGGCGGCCACCACGGAGAACCCGTCGTTCTCGGTGGTGTCGCCGCTGCTGTCGCGGTCGCTGGTGCTGCAGCTGCAGTCGCTCACCGACGACGACGTGCGGTCGCTGCTGCGCCGCGCCGTCGCCGACCAGCGCGGGCTCGACGGCGTCGTGTCGCTCACCCCCGACGCGGAGGACGCGCTGGTCCGGCTGGCCGGCGGCGACGCCCGGCGCGCCCTCACCGCGCTGGAGGCGGCGGCCGACGGCGTGACGGGCACCGGAGCCGCAGAGATCGACCCAGTGATCGACGTCCCCGCGGTCGAGCGCGCGGTCACCGAGGCGACGGTGCGCTACGACCGGCAGGGCGACCAGCACTACGACGTGATCAGCGCGTTCATCAAGTCGATCCGCGGCTCCGACGCCGACGCGGCGCTGCACTACCTGGCGCGCATGTTGGTGGCGGGGGAGGACCCGCGCTTCATCGCCCGGCGCCTGATGGTGCACGCCAGCGAGGACATCGGCCTCGCCGACCCCACGGCGCTGCAGGCCGCGGTGGCTGCGGCGCAGGTCGTGCAGCTGGTCGGGCTTCCGGAGTGCCGGCTCGCGCTCGCCCAGGCCACGGTCCACCTGGCCACCGCACCCAAGTCCAACGCCGTGATCACCGGCATCGACGAGGCGATGGCCGACGTGCGGGCCGGCGCCACCGGCGCGGTGCCGCCGCACCTGCGCGACGGCCACTACGCCGGTGCGCAGAAGCTGGGCAACGCGGTCGGCTACCGCTACCCGCACAACGCCCCCGACGGCGTGCTGGCGCAGCAGTACCCGCCGGACGCGTTGGTGGGCCGGGACTACTACCGCCCGTCCGCCCACGGCGCCGAGCGTGCGCTCGCCGAGCGGCTCCCCAGGCTGCGCCGCGTCGTGCGCGGGGAGCGACAGGGCTGAGGCCGGTAGAACTGCTGAGCCCCGTAGGACTACGGTTCTGGCCTCACCGCGGGCGATGGCAGGCTCATCGGGTGTCGATGAGCAGCCTCGTCGCGATCGTCTTCGCGGGCACCCTGGCGTATCGCGCCTACACGCACGTCCGGGCGGCGCTGGCCGGCCGGTCCCGGCGCCTGCGGTCGCTCGGCGCCACCCCCGTCACGGTGGCCGAGCTCGTGGCGATGGCCGGTGCAGCCCGAGCGGAGCTCGGCCCCGGCGTGTTCGACCAGCACGTCGTGGCCTCGGGGGTGGCGGAGCCGTCGGAGCACGGACCGCTCGAGGCGCCGTTCAGCGCGACGCCCTGCGTCTGGTACCGGGCGACGACCCTCCGGGTCGTTCAGGACGGGAAGGGCCGCACCCGCCACGAGGTCGACGCCGACGTCACCAGTCGGCAGGGGTTCCGCCTCGTCGACGGCGGCGCCGAGCTCCACGTCCTCGCCGGGGCCACCCCGATCGAGGGCGCGACCCAGACGGTGGACGAGGTCGTCGAGAGCCCCGACGAGGGCATCGACCTCGGTCTGGTGCGGATCGTCTCGAACCCCGACCGCACGATCCGCCGCGAGTGGGTCGTCGCGGCCGGGACCCGGCTCACCGTCGTCGCCGACGTCCGGGACGTCGCGGGGAGGCTCGTGGCGAAGGAGCGGCCGGACGCGCCGATCCGGATCACGACCGAGACCTCGTCCGAGGCGGTGCAGGCCGACGAGCGTGCCGAGCGGGGCGGGTGGCGGTCGGGCGCGCTGTATGCGGCAGCCGCGCTCGCGGCGCTGCTGTTCGCCGTGATCGGGCCGTTCTGACCCTTCCGGCCTCGAAGCGCGGGCGAGCCGGTGTGCGCGGCAGCGGCTACCGGCGGACCAGGGGGTCGCTCGTCCACGCCGGGTCGCGGCCGAGCAACGTGAGGACGCGGGTCCAGGGGCCCGCGTCCTGCGGTGCGGGGAGCGCATGGGCGAAGGTGGCCCCCGGTGTCTCCCGGTACTCGTCGTCCGGGATCTGCTCGGACATGGCCAGTGCCGCGGCGACCACGTCCGCGTCCAGCCGCGAGCCGTAGTCGGCCTGCACGCCGAGTGTCGCGGCGACGTCCCAGCCGTGCACGAGGGTGTCGATCAGGTGCATCTGGACGAGGACCGGCAGGGGCAGTCGGCGGTCGAACTCGGGCATCAGGACGAGGCCGTCGGCTCCTGCCGCGAACGCGGCCACCACGTCGTCGAGTCCGTCCGCGATCGTCGCGGCGGGGGACGGGCCGAGCGGGTGCGGGGCGAAGGCCGACACGTCCACGTCGTCGCCGGCGCGGGCGGCTCGCACGGCTGCGGCGAACCCCCGGTCCTGGCCTGCCATGTGCTCGAGCAGGGCGCGCAGGTCCCAGCCTGCGCAGGGGGTGGGGCGCCCGAGGTCGGCGGGCGTGACGCGGTCGAGGACGGGACGCAGCCCTGTGACGGAGCGCCGGTGCAGGTCGATGATGTTCTCCACGAGTAGATGGTCTACCGTGGTAGACGATTGGTCAAGGGATAGCGTCGGTTCGTGGACGGGCAGCGACACGATCTCGGCGCGGCATTCGCATGGCTCGCCCGCGCGATGATCAAGGCGGAGGAGCCGATCCTGCGCGCGCACGACGTCGAGATGTGGGACTACGCCGTGCTCGTGACCCTGGAGGACGGGCCGGCGCCCACGCAGTCGGAGCTCGCGGCGGCCACCGGGCGGGACAAGACCCGGCTCATCCCGATCCTCGACCGCCTGGAGGCCCGCGGTCTGCTCCGGCGCACCCCGGACCCGGCCGACCGGCGCAACCGCATCGTCGCGCTCACCGCAGCGGGCCGGGATCTGGTGGCCTCGTGCCGGGCGGACGTCCGCGCGATGGAGGCGGAGTTCCTCGCCCACCTCGAACCGCGCGAACGCGCCACCTTCGTCGCCGTGCTCGATCGGCTCGCGGACGCGGTTCGCGACCGCTGAGTTCCCCCGTTGACGCGGGATAAGTTCTGCCGTAGAACTAAGCCCGCCACGACGAGGTGAACGGAGCACGCCATGACCCAGCCCGCCGCCGACCCGATCCACCTGCGCGCGGCCGGGGTGAGCGTGATCGTCGTGACCGACGGCGGACGGTTGCCCGCCGTGCTGCACTGGGGAGCCGACCTCGGCGAGCTGACCGCCGCCGACCTCGCTCAGCTCGCCGGCGCAGGCGTGCCCGCCGCCGTCCCGAACGACCTCGACCAGGTCACGCGGGCCGGGATCGTCGCCGAGCACGCCGCGGGCTGGAACGGCAGGCCGGGGCTCGCCGGGCAGCGTGCGGGCCGGGCGTGGTCGCCGCTCTTCACGCTCACCGACCTCGCGGTGGAGCACACCGCCGGTGGTGGCGGCCGGGTGCGGGCCTCCGGCCGGGACGGCGAGGCCGGCCTGGCCGTGCACCTCGAGCTGGAGCTGTCGCCGTCGGGCGTGCTGCGCCAGCGCGGCACCGTGGAGGTCCCCGCCGAGGCGGACGCCGAGCCGTTCGTGGTCGACGGGCTCGGGCTGACGCTGCCGGTGCCGCCGGTCGCCACCGAGCTGTTCGACCTGGCCGGGAGGTGGGGCCGCGAGCGCGCCCCGCAGCGGGCCCCGTTCGTCGTCGGCGTCCACTCGCGGGAGAACCGTCGCGGCCGCACCGGCCCGGACGCCCCGCTGATCCTCGCCGCGGGCACGGCGGGCTTCGGCTTCTCCGAGGGCGAGGTCTGGGCGATCCACGTGGCCTGGAGCGGCAACCACGTGACCTACGCCGAGCGCCTCTCCACCGGAGCCGCCGTGCTGGGCGGTGGCGAGCTGCTGCTCCCCGGCGAGGTGCTCCTGCGGCCGGGCGAGTCCTACACCGGTCCCTGGGTCTACGCCGCGCACTCCACCGGCGGCCTGGACGACATCGCGGCCCGGTTCCACAGGCTGCTGCGCGACCGCCCGCACCACCCGGCCAATCCGCGTCCCGTGGTGATGAACACCTGGGAGGCCGTCTACTTCGACCACGACCTCGACCGGCTCGTCGAGCTCGCCCGGGTCGGCGCCGACGTCGGCGTGGAGCGCTACGTGCTCGACGACGGCTGGTTCCGCCACCGCCGCGACGACAGCGCAGGGCTGGGCGACTGGTACGTCGACGAGGGCGTCTGGCCGCAGGGCCTGCACCCGCTGGTCGAGGAGGTGCGGCAGCGGGGCATGGAGTTCGGGCTGTGGGTGGAGCCGGAGATGGTGAACCCCGACTCCGACCTCGCCCGCGCCCACCCCGACTGGATCCTGCAGACCGGCGGGCGGATGCCGATCCCGTCCCGGCAGCAGCAGGTGCTCGACCTCGCGCACCCGGATGCCTACGCGTACATCCTGGAGCGGCTCGACGCGCTGCTCAGCGAGTACCCGATCAGCTACCTGAAGTGGGACCACAACCGCGACCTGGTCGACGCGGGGCACGGCCCACTCGGGGTGCCCGGCGTGCACGCCCAGACCCGCGCCGTCTACCGGTTGATCGACGAGGTGCGGGCCCGCCACCCCGGCGTCGAGATCGAGTCCTGCTCGTCCGGTGGCCTGCGCGTGGACCTGGAGATCCTGGAGCGCACGGACCGGATCTGGGGCAGCGACATGACCGACCCCCTCGAGCGCCAGCAGATCCAGCGCTGGACCGCGCAGCTGATCCCGCCCGAGCTGGTCGGCTCGCACGTCGCCGCCCCGCGCTCCCACTCGACCGCGCGCACCCACGACCTGTCCTTCCGCGCGGGCACCGCGCTCTTCGGCTCGTTCGGCATCGAGTGGGACGTCACGACCACCGGCCCGGAGGAGCGCAAGGAGCTCGCCGCGTGGGTGCAGCTCTACAAGGACGTCCGCGGCCTGATCCACACCGGCACGATGGTCCGCGCCGACCAGCACGACCCGTCGTTCGCCCTGCACGGCGCCGTCGCGCCCGACCGCGCCGACGCGCTCTACGCGCTGGTCCAGCTGGCCACGCCGCTGACTTCGGTGCCGGGTCAGCTGCGGCTGCCCGGCCTCGACCCGGACCGGCGCTACCGGGTCACGGTCCAACCGCCCGGGGACCGCCCGGCGTTGCGGCAGCGACAGGCGCCGGACTGGGTCGCCCGCGGGGTCGAGCTCCCCGGCCGCGTGCTCGCCGAGGCCGGTCTGCGTGCCCCGGCGCTGAACCCCGAGCAGCTGCTGCTCCTGCGCGTGACGGACGTGACGTCATGACCACGACGGCCGTGCCCGCCGCGGGCGCCCCCGCTTCCGGCGCCCCCGCGATCGCGCGCCGGGCGAGCTCGAACCGCGAGACCTGGGTCGCGCTGGGCTTCATCCTCCCGACGGTCTTCGGGTTCGTCGTGTTCTACCTCTGGCCGTCCCTGCGCGGGCTGGGGCTGAGCCTCACCGACTACCAGTTCTTCTCCGACACCTCGTTCGTCGGGCTCGCCAACTACCAGCGGCTGCTCACCGACGAGACGTTCTGGAACGCCATGCTGGTGACGGTCTGGTA
This window harbors:
- a CDS encoding carotenoid oxygenase family protein — translated: MTRFPQREGASAFEAPMRVEADIAGLEVVQGEVPEHLSGTYYRVVTDRQWPPAVLPDVPTFNDDGMAMYFRFHGGRVDFRSRYVRTPRYEAEAKAGRALFGAYRNPLTDDPSVAGISRGLGNTNVFYHGGKLYASKEDSAPILLDPMSLETIGEYTFEGTLTSRTCTAHPKVDPRTGEMVFFGYAAKGETTPDIAYYEADQDGRIIHETWIRAPYSSMVHDWAVTQNFVVFPIIPMRSEYAWLEARQPHFQWDPDRDVYLGVLPRKGSADQVRWLRGSNRFASHILGAWDDGRHIHIETPVGRSNFFPFFPDVTGAPYDPVRARGYLSRWTIDMGSDGGTFTEQRLTDVAGEFPRMDDRFETLPYRRGFLALNHVPGEQRPGAGFRWIGAFDTTGAAPPQIYYPGDDCSVAEPLFVPGGDDAPEGHGYVFVVVGRHQEMRSDLVILDAQRLDAPPVATVALPIRIRRGLHGNWVSSTELAARTA
- a CDS encoding IclR family transcriptional regulator; protein product: MRKPERGAISSAAAVLALVRLVARRGSVTVTEVSRELDVAVSTAHRLLATCVREGFARQDHVGGPYTAGPALHELTLVVGSNAVSLRDAGAEVLAGLREQVGETVSLAILEGRHTRFVQSLEGPHSVRVSSRLGLLMPAHCTSGGKAMLAALTPAALRDRYPSHHLEATTGRSISEWDALERELGRIRRRGWATNLGETDPSVAALGAAVLLGTGEPVAAVCVAAPMSRLGTATRLRALAPAVTAAASLIQQRMRGS
- a CDS encoding replication-associated recombination protein A produces the protein MTTEADGLFELDEPDPMPPVDEAGARATAPLAVRMRPRTLDEVVGQAHLLRPGAPLRRLVEGGAAASVLLYGPPGTGKTTIARLLAGVGSRHFVALSALSSGVKELRAVIDDARRRRDRLDQQTVLFIDEVHRFSKTQQDALLGAVEDRLVLLVAATTENPSFSVVSPLLSRSLVLQLQSLTDDDVRSLLRRAVADQRGLDGVVSLTPDAEDALVRLAGGDARRALTALEAAADGVTGTGAAEIDPVIDVPAVERAVTEATVRYDRQGDQHYDVISAFIKSIRGSDADAALHYLARMLVAGEDPRFIARRLMVHASEDIGLADPTALQAAVAAAQVVQLVGLPECRLALAQATVHLATAPKSNAVITGIDEAMADVRAGATGAVPPHLRDGHYAGAQKLGNAVGYRYPHNAPDGVLAQQYPPDALVGRDYYRPSAHGAERALAERLPRLRRVVRGERQG
- a CDS encoding E3 ubiquitin ligase family protein — protein: MSSLVAIVFAGTLAYRAYTHVRAALAGRSRRLRSLGATPVTVAELVAMAGAARAELGPGVFDQHVVASGVAEPSEHGPLEAPFSATPCVWYRATTLRVVQDGKGRTRHEVDADVTSRQGFRLVDGGAELHVLAGATPIEGATQTVDEVVESPDEGIDLGLVRIVSNPDRTIRREWVVAAGTRLTVVADVRDVAGRLVAKERPDAPIRITTETSSEAVQADERAERGGWRSGALYAAAALAALLFAVIGPF
- a CDS encoding TIGR03086 family metal-binding protein, producing MENIIDLHRRSVTGLRPVLDRVTPADLGRPTPCAGWDLRALLEHMAGQDRGFAAAVRAARAGDDVDVSAFAPHPLGPSPAATIADGLDDVVAAFAAGADGLVLMPEFDRRLPLPVLVQMHLIDTLVHGWDVAATLGVQADYGSRLDADVVAAALAMSEQIPDDEYRETPGATFAHALPAPQDAGPWTRVLTLLGRDPAWTSDPLVRR
- a CDS encoding MarR family winged helix-turn-helix transcriptional regulator yields the protein MDGQRHDLGAAFAWLARAMIKAEEPILRAHDVEMWDYAVLVTLEDGPAPTQSELAAATGRDKTRLIPILDRLEARGLLRRTPDPADRRNRIVALTAAGRDLVASCRADVRAMEAEFLAHLEPRERATFVAVLDRLADAVRDR
- a CDS encoding alpha-galactosidase, with protein sequence MTQPAADPIHLRAAGVSVIVVTDGGRLPAVLHWGADLGELTAADLAQLAGAGVPAAVPNDLDQVTRAGIVAEHAAGWNGRPGLAGQRAGRAWSPLFTLTDLAVEHTAGGGGRVRASGRDGEAGLAVHLELELSPSGVLRQRGTVEVPAEADAEPFVVDGLGLTLPVPPVATELFDLAGRWGRERAPQRAPFVVGVHSRENRRGRTGPDAPLILAAGTAGFGFSEGEVWAIHVAWSGNHVTYAERLSTGAAVLGGGELLLPGEVLLRPGESYTGPWVYAAHSTGGLDDIAARFHRLLRDRPHHPANPRPVVMNTWEAVYFDHDLDRLVELARVGADVGVERYVLDDGWFRHRRDDSAGLGDWYVDEGVWPQGLHPLVEEVRQRGMEFGLWVEPEMVNPDSDLARAHPDWILQTGGRMPIPSRQQQVLDLAHPDAYAYILERLDALLSEYPISYLKWDHNRDLVDAGHGPLGVPGVHAQTRAVYRLIDEVRARHPGVEIESCSSGGLRVDLEILERTDRIWGSDMTDPLERQQIQRWTAQLIPPELVGSHVAAPRSHSTARTHDLSFRAGTALFGSFGIEWDVTTTGPEERKELAAWVQLYKDVRGLIHTGTMVRADQHDPSFALHGAVAPDRADALYALVQLATPLTSVPGQLRLPGLDPDRRYRVTVQPPGDRPALRQRQAPDWVARGVELPGRVLAEAGLRAPALNPEQLLLLRVTDVTS